One genomic segment of Bradyrhizobium prioriisuperbiae includes these proteins:
- a CDS encoding TolC family outer membrane protein, whose protein sequence is MVRRALRNDPRKGAVLGFGVAFVVLSAAGLDAASAETLPEALVKAYQANPQLNAERARQRATDENVPQALAGYRPQIMASLSAGLQQVRDLLPGNSVANVTLRPWTIGVTVTQVLFNGFKTANSVRVAEFQVKSGREALRNVGQGVLLDGVTAYMNVLANQALVEAQRANVNFLKETLAITKRRLDAGDVTPTDTAQAEARLSRGLSDLNAAEVAYAISKETYAQVIGQSPGSLIPAETVDRLSPATLAASSTAARSENPAVIAASYDVEVATTTISVAESSLLPQVSVQGGVSRSVESDTTLGSFRTDQASIVGAASIPIYDGGTAASQTRQAKELASQSRMVLEQIRNQARTAVASAWVSNEGTKVALRAAESEVKAAGVALDGVRREAQAGQRTTVDVLNAQQDLINAKTRQIVAQRDRVIASYTLLSAVGRLDVRTLNLNTPDYLPEVHYHQVRDAWHGLRTPDGK, encoded by the coding sequence ATGGTCAGGCGTGCTTTGAGGAACGATCCCCGCAAGGGAGCCGTGCTTGGATTCGGCGTGGCTTTTGTCGTGCTCTCGGCGGCCGGGCTTGACGCCGCCTCCGCAGAGACCCTGCCCGAGGCGCTGGTGAAGGCGTATCAGGCCAATCCACAGCTGAACGCGGAGCGTGCTCGCCAGCGGGCTACCGACGAGAATGTGCCGCAGGCGCTGGCCGGCTACCGGCCCCAGATCATGGCAAGCCTGAGCGCCGGCCTGCAGCAGGTCCGCGACCTCCTGCCCGGCAACAGCGTCGCCAACGTCACGCTGCGCCCCTGGACCATCGGCGTGACCGTGACGCAGGTGCTGTTCAACGGCTTCAAGACCGCCAACAGCGTTCGCGTCGCGGAATTCCAGGTCAAGTCCGGCCGCGAGGCCCTGCGCAATGTCGGCCAGGGCGTGCTGCTGGACGGCGTCACCGCCTACATGAACGTGCTGGCCAACCAGGCGCTGGTCGAGGCGCAACGCGCCAACGTCAACTTCCTGAAGGAAACCCTCGCCATCACCAAGCGGCGACTCGATGCCGGCGACGTCACCCCGACGGACACCGCCCAGGCTGAGGCGCGGCTGAGCCGCGGGCTGTCGGACCTCAACGCTGCGGAAGTGGCCTACGCCATCAGCAAGGAAACGTATGCCCAGGTGATCGGCCAGTCGCCGGGATCGCTGATTCCGGCCGAAACCGTCGACCGGCTGTCGCCAGCCACCCTTGCTGCATCGAGCACCGCGGCCCGCAGCGAGAACCCGGCCGTGATCGCCGCCAGCTACGACGTGGAGGTGGCCACCACCACCATCAGCGTGGCGGAAAGCAGTTTGTTGCCGCAAGTTTCGGTGCAGGGCGGCGTCAGCCGCAGTGTCGAGAGCGACACGACGCTGGGGTCGTTCCGCACCGACCAGGCCTCGATCGTCGGCGCGGCCAGCATACCGATCTATGACGGCGGCACGGCGGCGTCGCAGACGCGGCAAGCCAAGGAACTGGCATCCCAAAGCCGGATGGTGCTGGAGCAGATCCGCAACCAGGCGCGCACGGCGGTGGCCAGCGCCTGGGTCAGCAACGAAGGCACCAAGGTGGCGCTGCGCGCGGCCGAATCAGAGGTGAAGGCAGCGGGCGTTGCGCTGGACGGCGTGCGGCGCGAGGCACAGGCGGGCCAGCGCACCACCGTCGACGTGCTCAACGCACAGCAGGACCTGATCAACGCAAAAACCCGCCAGATCGTGGCGCAGCGCGACCGGGTCATCGCATCCTATACCCTGCTCAGTGCGGTGGGCCGGCTCGACGTCCGCACGCTGAACCTGAACACACCGGATTATCTGCCCGAGGTGCATTACCACCAGGTTCGCGACGCCTGGCATGGGCTGCGCACACCGGACGGGAAGTAA